One window of the Hippocampus zosterae strain Florida chromosome 8, ASM2543408v3, whole genome shotgun sequence genome contains the following:
- the LOC127605808 gene encoding calreticulin-like isoform X2, producing the protein MPLPAAFFVLVASLACSGHATVFFKEQFLDGDGWRSRWVESKHKDDYGKWTLSAGKLYGDAELDKGVQTSEDAHFYALSARMEPFSNEGKVLVIQFSVRHQQGIDCGGGYIKIFDARLDQTQMNANSPFSIMFGPDICGAPIKKVHVILNYKGQGHQIKKNIPCKDDELSHVYTLVLRPDQTYQVKIDNREVASGSLEDDWDLLPPKTIKDPLASKPADWDDRPTMPDPDDTKPEDWDQPETIPDPKHRKPSDWREDIDGVWSRRVMLNPDYKGDWTPRQIDNPKYEGLWVPPEIPNPDYVHDAEMYKFHNIGVLGLELWQMRSGTVFDNFLITDDIREAEEFARQTWGLMRAAEKKMKEEQDELERKKWDDEHNTKDNLDVDFGDDHDDKADDKKPVRKINTEL; encoded by the exons ATGCCGCTGCCGGCCGCCTTCTTCGTGCTCGTAGCCTCGCTCGCCTGCAGCGGCCACGCCACCGTCTTCTTCAAGGAGCAGTTTCTCGATGGAG ATGGTTGGAGGAGCAGGTGGGTGGAGTCCAAGCACAAGGACGATTATGGCAAATGGACGTTGAGTGCTGGAAAGTTATATGGTGACGCTGAGCTTGATAAGG GCGTGCAAACCAGCGAGGATGCGCACTTCTACGCGCTCTCGGCGCGCATGGAACCGTTCAGCAACGAGGGCAAAGTCCTGGTGATCCAGTTCAGTGTCAGGCATCAGCAGGGGATCGATTGCGGCGGAGGCTACATCAAAATCTTTGACGCCCGACTCGACCAGACCCAGATGAATGCCAATTCGCCCTTCTCCATCATGTTTG GTCCCGACATCTGCGGCGCGCCCATCAAGAAGGTTCATGTCATCCTCAACTATAAGGGACAAGGACACCAAATCAAGAAAAACATTCCGTGCAAG GACGACGAGCTGAGTCACGTGTACACGCTGGTGCTGCGTCCGGACCAAACGTATCAGGTGAAGATCGACAACCGGGAGGTGGCGTCGGGCTCGCTGGAGGACGACTGGGACCTGCTGCCCCCCAAGACCATCAAAGACCCCCTGGCCAGCAAGCCGGCCGACTGGGACGACCGGCCCACCATGCCCGACCCCGACGACACCAAGCCCGAG gATTGGGACCAGCCAGAAACCATCCCGGACCCCAAACACCGTAAACCCAGCGACTGGCGAGAGGACATCGACGGCGTGTGGTCGCGTCGGGTGATGCTCAATCCCGACTATAAG GGCGACTGGACGCCCAGGCAGATAGACAACCCCAAATACGAAGGCTTGTGGGTCCCCCCTGAAATCCCCAACCCAGATTACGTTCACGACGCAGAAATGTACAAATTCCACAACATCGGCGTGCTGGGATTGGAATTGTGGCAG ATGAGGTCCGGAACTGTCTTTGACAACTTCCTCATCACCGATGACATCCGGGAAGCCGAAGAGTTTGCCCGGCAGACTTGGGGACTCATGCGG GCAGCGGAGAAAAAGATGAAGGAAGAGCAAGACGAGCTGGAGAGGAAGAAGTGGGACGACGAGCACAACACGAAGGACAACTTGGACGTTGACTTTGGTGATGATCACGATGACAAGGCTGATGACAAGAAGCCCGTGCGGAAAATCAACACCGAGCTGTAG